A single window of Clostridia bacterium DNA harbors:
- the pgsB gene encoding poly-gamma-glutamate synthase PgsB, producing the protein MTIFSVLCVFLALAAIVEYSIHLRTLRRIPVRIQVNGTRGKSTTTRLIAAGLRGAGLRVIAKTTGTAPSLILEDGSEQLIKRRGRANISEQMRVARFAASRGADAIVLECMALEPENQWVAEHQMVRSTIGVITNVREDHLDVMGPTLRDVGEALALTVPRGGALVTAESEMLPIFEAAARRLGAEVHVVDGSEIADEVNEEFEYVSFKENVACALAACELASVPRDVALEGMLRAEGDPGAMRIIRVERNGLSYVVANAFAANDYTSTLMIWRMLTKRFEIVAEARAGQARPVRSGADREAPGPRALHGTEAQAFATVRGGQNLPIAVVMNNRADRLPRIGELAPLVAQVIQPAKVFLIGQAGRVAARRLAAAGVRGGCIIDLTSVADPEEVMQRIAESLPAGALLFAMGNTKGMGLTFADYSERNGESL; encoded by the coding sequence ATGACGATATTCTCTGTTCTGTGCGTATTCCTGGCCCTTGCGGCCATCGTTGAGTACTCGATCCATTTGCGCACGCTTCGCAGGATACCCGTGCGCATTCAGGTTAATGGAACTCGGGGCAAATCCACCACAACTCGGCTGATTGCTGCTGGATTGAGAGGAGCCGGCCTGCGGGTGATCGCGAAGACAACCGGCACGGCGCCAAGCCTCATCCTGGAAGACGGCTCCGAGCAGCTCATCAAGAGGCGGGGTCGGGCGAACATCTCAGAGCAGATGAGAGTTGCCCGATTCGCAGCATCCCGCGGTGCAGATGCCATTGTGTTGGAGTGCATGGCCTTGGAGCCAGAGAATCAGTGGGTCGCTGAGCACCAGATGGTGAGATCCACCATCGGCGTGATCACTAACGTTCGAGAGGACCACCTCGATGTGATGGGGCCGACACTCCGCGATGTGGGAGAGGCGCTTGCCCTCACAGTGCCTCGAGGTGGGGCTCTGGTGACCGCGGAGAGTGAGATGTTGCCCATATTCGAAGCGGCGGCCCGAAGGCTCGGGGCTGAAGTCCACGTCGTGGATGGGTCAGAGATAGCCGACGAAGTGAACGAGGAGTTCGAGTATGTGAGCTTTAAGGAGAATGTGGCTTGCGCTCTGGCAGCCTGTGAGCTGGCTTCGGTTCCGCGCGACGTCGCGCTGGAAGGGATGCTTCGGGCAGAGGGCGACCCCGGGGCGATGAGGATCATCCGCGTGGAGCGGAATGGACTCTCCTACGTGGTGGCGAACGCCTTCGCTGCTAACGACTACACCTCCACGTTGATGATATGGAGGATGCTCACTAAGAGGTTCGAGATAGTCGCGGAAGCGCGCGCTGGCCAGGCTCGCCCCGTCCGGTCAGGTGCTGATCGGGAGGCGCCGGGCCCGCGGGCACTGCACGGAACTGAGGCACAGGCGTTCGCCACTGTTCGTGGGGGCCAGAACCTGCCTATAGCTGTGGTGATGAACAACAGGGCCGACCGGCTGCCGCGCATCGGCGAACTCGCTCCACTAGTCGCACAGGTGATTCAGCCTGCGAAGGTGTTCCTGATTGGGCAAGCAGGGAGAGTAGCTGCTCGACGTCTTGCGGCCGCTGGCGTCAGGGGCGGCTGCATCATCGACCTGACTTCGGTCGCTGATCCCGAGGAAGTAATGCAGCGGATAGCCGAATCGCTGCCTGCGGGGGCGTTGCTGTTCGCTATGGGCAACACCAAAGGAATGGGCCTCACATTTGCCGACTATTCTGAACGGAACGGGGAATCACTGTGA
- the pgsC gene encoding poly-gamma-glutamate biosynthesis protein PgsC, with product MTITLSIGIGLIVSFIFTELTGLYGGGLIVPGYLALYLDQPARIIATFAVALAAYGVVWVLSSFMILYGRRRFMAMVLVGFWLGLGLSRVGIYFSWARNLSGQGFRAVGYIIPGLIANDIARQGAVRTFASVLFLAAVVRLAMVFVK from the coding sequence GTGACCATCACTCTCTCCATCGGAATTGGCCTCATAGTCAGTTTCATCTTCACTGAGCTGACTGGCTTGTATGGCGGTGGGCTCATTGTGCCGGGGTATCTGGCCCTATATCTTGATCAGCCTGCGAGGATCATCGCGACGTTCGCGGTGGCCCTGGCAGCCTACGGTGTTGTGTGGGTTCTATCGAGCTTTATGATCCTCTATGGGAGGCGCCGGTTCATGGCGATGGTGCTGGTCGGATTCTGGCTCGGCCTCGGGCTCTCGAGGGTTGGCATTTACTTCAGTTGGGCTCGAAACCTATCTGGCCAGGGATTTAGAGCTGTGGGCTACATCATTCCAGGCCTAATAGCCAACGACATCGCTAGGCAGGGAGCTGTAAGAACGTTCGCATCTGTGCTATTCCTGGCGGCAGTGGTCAGGCTAGCCATGGTGTTCGTTAAGTGA
- the pgsW gene encoding poly-gamma-glutamate system protein, with product MSVTGESGTMSKLARPAWGARRGTVSVVLLLLSALIALMGSWGARLAAPAGRADCYDEQVIAAEVMQAGAAAVRDLRLELGISIDPEIDPNGTGLIGDEFTLMTTSVGVLEAKRTSTNPAFAAVMVKYFREAGLAAGDVVAVGSSGSFPALILATLSAARALDLEPVMIYSVGASMYGANIPELTFVPMLARLNELGIIPYKLEAVSLGGESDQGGGAIFGDGRPVMEKAAMSAGVPVIREPSVSASIAARHRVFEEAAARVGRPISCFVNVGGATANYGNTSASLEFPNGLVMRPPVMSTDPERGLIFEFAAAGVPVINLLDVRGLAMKNGLPVDPVPLPGIGEGGVYRARQYSRVVAGLALIASLAPLGFGLQNARKRRV from the coding sequence GTGAGTGTGACGGGCGAATCGGGAACGATGAGCAAATTGGCGCGACCGGCCTGGGGAGCAAGGCGCGGAACGGTTAGCGTCGTGCTTCTGCTGCTCAGTGCCTTGATTGCGCTCATGGGCTCATGGGGGGCCCGGCTTGCAGCGCCAGCTGGGCGCGCCGATTGCTACGATGAGCAGGTGATCGCGGCCGAGGTAATGCAGGCTGGCGCCGCCGCAGTGCGTGACCTCCGGTTGGAGCTGGGCATTTCCATCGATCCCGAGATCGATCCGAACGGCACTGGCCTGATCGGCGATGAGTTCACACTGATGACTACGTCCGTCGGCGTGCTTGAGGCAAAGCGTACTTCCACTAACCCTGCGTTTGCGGCGGTAATGGTCAAGTATTTCAGGGAAGCGGGGCTCGCGGCGGGGGATGTTGTGGCAGTGGGGTCAAGCGGCTCGTTTCCCGCTCTGATACTTGCAACGCTATCCGCTGCCCGTGCCCTAGATCTTGAGCCGGTCATGATCTACTCCGTAGGGGCATCGATGTACGGCGCCAACATCCCAGAGCTCACGTTCGTACCCATGCTCGCGAGGCTTAACGAACTCGGCATCATCCCATACAAGCTGGAGGCGGTGTCGCTAGGCGGAGAGTCTGATCAGGGAGGGGGCGCCATCTTCGGAGACGGACGGCCTGTGATGGAGAAGGCAGCGATGAGCGCGGGCGTTCCGGTCATCCGCGAGCCATCGGTGTCGGCAAGCATCGCTGCTCGCCATCGGGTGTTCGAAGAGGCTGCCGCCAGGGTGGGCCGCCCGATAAGCTGTTTCGTGAATGTGGGAGGCGCCACCGCCAACTACGGCAATACCTCGGCGTCGCTTGAGTTTCCGAATGGTCTCGTCATGCGCCCGCCGGTGATGTCCACCGATCCAGAACGCGGTCTCATCTTCGAGTTCGCCGCCGCCGGAGTGCCAGTCATCAACCTCCTGGACGTGCGGGGGCTAGCCATGAAGAACGGCCTGCCTGTGGACCCGGTCCCGCTGCCTGGAATAGGAGAGGGAGGAGTGTACCGCGCAAGGCAGTATTCGCGAGTCGTAGCTGGCCTTGCACTGATTGCGAGCCTGGCGCCGCTGGGGTTCGGCCTGCAAAATGCCAGGAAGCGGCGTGTGTGA
- a CDS encoding type I phosphomannose isomerase catalytic subunit — protein MSTLYPLAFKPEFKQRLWGGRRLAHYFPHMPAGPIGEAWILSAHPHGPTVVENGPLSGRTIPELQVEFGQGLVGSAAISRSAQDALEFPLLVKLLDSREDLSVQVHPPSRYDGLRPGESGKEEMWLVLRADPGARIVYGLRPGITRQQLETASRAGAGDIMTCLRQVEVSPGDVIPIPPGVVHSLGAGVVVAEVQQNSDTVYRLWDYGRLGPDGRPRELHVEQALDVIDCGATPATTRPDPPGPGTVQLLSSFSGIDVWRSTCSGPWTRSASRATFRSIVVISGIGDLSWGTNESGRQRLGLSAGSSILIPADCPDYAVSGDLTLLETSMAHEDAPARMSLPHR, from the coding sequence TTGAGCACTCTTTATCCGCTTGCCTTCAAACCCGAGTTCAAGCAGCGACTATGGGGCGGGCGCCGCCTGGCGCATTACTTTCCGCACATGCCGGCTGGCCCCATAGGTGAGGCATGGATTCTATCGGCACACCCTCACGGCCCAACCGTGGTGGAGAATGGGCCGCTGAGTGGTCGAACCATCCCAGAGCTTCAAGTTGAGTTTGGCCAAGGCCTGGTGGGTTCCGCCGCGATCAGTCGTTCGGCCCAAGATGCCTTGGAGTTTCCGCTCCTAGTCAAGCTGCTGGACTCAAGAGAGGATCTATCAGTACAGGTCCATCCGCCTAGCAGATATGATGGCCTTCGCCCCGGGGAATCGGGGAAGGAAGAGATGTGGCTGGTTCTCCGGGCAGACCCAGGTGCGAGGATAGTATATGGACTTCGACCCGGCATCACTCGCCAGCAACTCGAGACCGCATCCAGGGCCGGAGCCGGGGACATCATGACCTGCCTACGGCAGGTCGAGGTCTCCCCTGGCGATGTGATCCCCATCCCGCCCGGTGTTGTTCATTCGCTGGGAGCAGGTGTGGTAGTAGCTGAGGTCCAGCAGAACTCGGATACTGTGTATCGATTGTGGGACTACGGAAGGCTCGGGCCTGACGGCAGGCCGAGAGAACTCCATGTGGAACAGGCGCTTGATGTTATCGATTGTGGAGCAACACCAGCGACAACCCGACCAGATCCGCCTGGCCCTGGGACTGTGCAGCTCCTATCCTCGTTCTCAGGCATCGACGTATGGCGTTCGACCTGCTCGGGCCCATGGACGCGAAGCGCCTCCAGGGCCACCTTCAGATCGATTGTGGTCATCAGCGGCATCGGCGATCTCAGCTGGGGCACAAACGAGTCAGGGCGCCAGCGTCTGGGCCTCAGTGCCGGATCCTCGATCCTCATACCTGCAGACTGCCCTGATTATGCAGTCTCCGGGGACCTAACGCTGCTGGAAACCAGCATGGCTCATGAGGATGCGCCCGCAAGGATGTCGCTCCCGCACCGCTAG
- a CDS encoding DUF134 domain-containing protein: protein MSRPRKWRCVDSLPLVCSFGPRLKASDPAETGEGPGSDSIHSPDLGPGQSLSPDLAGSGRRIVLTVDELEAVRLKDLNGLDQAACAESMSVSRGTFQRILASARAKIAEALTEGLWLDISGGEYCLAKWQAVCPDCGCASDPARAVVHGAPCGVPAGSGQRCPHCGGENVTWTSCRRTGGHCSDLGCRRRRQS, encoded by the coding sequence ATGTCGAGGCCGCGGAAGTGGAGATGTGTGGACAGCCTCCCGTTAGTCTGTTCGTTCGGGCCGCGCCTGAAGGCATCGGACCCTGCGGAGACTGGCGAGGGCCCTGGCTCGGATTCCATCCACAGCCCGGATTTGGGCCCTGGCCAGTCTCTGAGCCCTGATTTAGCTGGCAGCGGCAGGCGAATTGTTCTCACAGTCGATGAACTTGAGGCTGTGCGCTTGAAGGATCTTAATGGGCTTGACCAGGCGGCATGCGCGGAGAGCATGAGTGTATCGAGGGGGACGTTCCAGAGGATTCTGGCATCTGCACGTGCCAAGATCGCCGAGGCGCTAACTGAAGGGCTATGGCTTGACATCTCCGGTGGCGAGTACTGCCTTGCTAAGTGGCAGGCGGTCTGCCCTGACTGTGGGTGCGCGTCTGATCCGGCCAGAGCAGTGGTGCACGGCGCGCCCTGTGGTGTGCCGGCTGGCAGCGGGCAGCGTTGCCCGCATTGTGGAGGAGAGAACGTAACATGGACGAGCTGTCGGCGGACGGGGGGCCATTGTTCTGACCTGGGCTGCCGGCGCCGAAGGCAGTCGTAG
- a CDS encoding Mrp/NBP35 family ATP-binding protein, whose protein sequence is MTGYEQGELSHVGRVVGVMSGKGGVGKSSVTALLAAALARRGHIVGVMDADITGPSMPKMFGVHGRLETSDAGIFPAFTERFGIRVVSLNLLLDEEEAPVVWRGPLLSGAVKQFWTDVVWGDLDFMIIDLPPGTGDVPLSVMQSIPLDGLVTVSSPQDVAVLVVKKAVQMARMMNKPVIGLVENMSQIACPKCGEVIYPFGKPRGAELARELGVKFIGELPIDPRLSELADAGLAEEYEHPTMEALADAVVAATSGPEASEDGKTKRGGSESI, encoded by the coding sequence ATGACAGGGTATGAACAGGGGGAGCTATCCCACGTGGGGCGCGTGGTTGGGGTGATGAGTGGAAAGGGCGGGGTGGGGAAATCATCGGTTACGGCTCTCTTGGCCGCCGCCCTCGCCCGCAGGGGGCATATTGTCGGCGTGATGGATGCGGATATCACCGGGCCAAGTATGCCGAAGATGTTCGGGGTGCATGGCAGGCTCGAAACTTCAGATGCGGGGATCTTCCCAGCTTTCACAGAACGCTTCGGGATTCGGGTGGTCTCCCTGAACTTGCTGCTCGATGAGGAGGAAGCGCCGGTTGTGTGGCGGGGGCCACTCCTATCAGGAGCGGTGAAGCAGTTCTGGACTGACGTGGTATGGGGCGATCTGGACTTCATGATCATTGATCTCCCGCCGGGCACTGGCGATGTCCCGCTCTCGGTGATGCAGTCGATTCCCCTAGATGGGCTTGTCACCGTGTCATCTCCTCAGGATGTGGCGGTGCTTGTTGTGAAGAAAGCAGTTCAGATGGCGCGCATGATGAATAAGCCCGTTATCGGCCTTGTGGAGAATATGAGCCAGATTGCATGTCCTAAGTGCGGCGAAGTCATCTACCCGTTCGGCAAGCCGCGCGGCGCCGAACTCGCTCGGGAATTGGGAGTCAAGTTCATCGGAGAGCTTCCGATCGATCCGCGCCTTTCGGAATTGGCTGATGCGGGCTTGGCCGAGGAGTATGAACACCCAACCATGGAAGCCCTCGCGGATGCGGTGGTCGCGGCGACATCAGGTCCCGAGGCCTCTGAAGATGGCAAGACCAAAAGGGGAGGAAGCGAGTCTATATGA
- a CDS encoding NifB/NifX family molybdenum-iron cluster-binding protein yields the protein MIIAVGTENGVVYPHFGKAPEYTAYAIEDGKIVSKETISSPGHGVCGMPAFMQEHRVEVVIAGGIGQGAIENLIVRGIEVVAGASGNADQVVQAYLRGSLATSPQTCGCGGHGHDHAHEGRHDHCHEHGHADGGCCGDHGHEHGHVLGHENEEGKTM from the coding sequence ATGATAATAGCCGTTGGCACTGAGAATGGGGTAGTCTACCCCCACTTTGGAAAGGCGCCGGAATACACTGCATATGCTATTGAGGATGGAAAGATCGTGAGCAAGGAGACGATCTCCAGTCCGGGTCACGGTGTGTGCGGAATGCCCGCATTCATGCAGGAGCACAGGGTGGAAGTTGTTATCGCTGGCGGAATTGGCCAGGGAGCGATCGAGAATCTGATAGTTCGAGGCATCGAAGTCGTGGCGGGCGCGTCGGGCAATGCTGATCAAGTCGTACAGGCGTACCTACGTGGTTCCCTGGCGACCTCCCCTCAAACGTGCGGGTGCGGCGGACACGGACACGATCACGCGCACGAAGGCCGGCATGACCATTGCCATGAGCACGGGCATGCGGATGGGGGATGCTGTGGAGACCATGGGCACGAGCACGGGCACGTGCTGGGCCACGAGAATGAAGAGGGCAAGACCATGTAG
- a CDS encoding diguanylate cyclase — MEILQIVYIACFHLSALFMAIAALRAFNRRHVWEPLTLLSVIMTGMVFWVIGYGFSEQGGTERIRSAGDALSIAMISVVAPLLHLYSLKYDGQRNTLRAAQYLPAFLPTAIALLALATQDRFHLFWSGPGRTASDGGPGFWFYYITSSLYMLAALATLMRSCARGFFRARIHLGYVAVWTVGFLISRIMKLMVAPYYALPFSLGPFLVLTASSLTLQAALTARMLGVEPIPIRAVADSMGEGIILADRAGLFVFANSKAKEILDIGDTVRPGIAMDEIAELAPFRKVSRSQDGCKPWESDVDLTRNGQHFVIRASSRPILDRHGVIAGRGVVLRDITAERVAQRQLASRQAELEALYNVARLGHADGSTEGISSDLLKALVEAAGADEGAAFTTEEKTVACLSQTDGFPRAHIARIMARHIEHFQQIRSAQHEQAEGRETKPDVRIIRKTTKELDLKVDFPRMLVAYSGLGEVMDVFFVLLAKDERAFEDSSTNRVAEAMALDIMNILRRRITETRLDYLSNHDPLTGLLNRRCFLTHAEKLDADCIRPVAVFLFDLDGLKVVNDILGHLEGDKQLVAIANILRSAFGPSAIIARMGGDEFAASLPGMDGRGATACIRKVRQTIDERNVESSSPPVLVSAGWAVCSQPGQSMMDAYGKADKSMYDDKISTDGAAEEQIVTWIRKTFTGSDLEVRLGRARRHARSSPWQQTDIGD; from the coding sequence ATGGAGATCTTGCAGATCGTGTACATAGCGTGCTTTCATCTGTCTGCCCTTTTTATGGCCATTGCGGCCCTCCGGGCATTCAACAGAAGGCACGTGTGGGAACCGCTTACCCTGCTCTCCGTCATCATGACCGGAATGGTGTTCTGGGTGATCGGCTATGGATTCAGCGAGCAAGGGGGGACAGAACGTATACGGTCTGCAGGCGATGCGCTCAGCATCGCTATGATATCCGTCGTTGCTCCGCTTCTCCACCTTTACTCCTTGAAGTATGATGGGCAGCGTAATACGCTCAGGGCAGCTCAGTATCTGCCTGCGTTCCTACCCACGGCTATCGCCTTGTTGGCCCTCGCCACGCAGGATCGCTTTCATCTGTTCTGGTCTGGACCCGGCCGTACGGCCAGTGACGGAGGCCCTGGCTTCTGGTTCTACTACATCACAAGCTCTCTCTACATGCTCGCAGCACTTGCCACGTTGATGCGCTCCTGTGCCCGCGGGTTCTTCCGTGCTCGCATCCACCTAGGATACGTGGCCGTTTGGACTGTTGGGTTCCTGATAAGCCGGATCATGAAACTGATGGTGGCGCCATATTATGCCTTGCCATTCAGCCTGGGCCCGTTCTTGGTGCTGACTGCAAGCTCTCTTACTCTTCAGGCAGCCCTAACAGCTAGGATGCTCGGCGTTGAGCCTATCCCGATTAGAGCAGTAGCGGATTCCATGGGCGAAGGGATCATCCTGGCAGACCGAGCGGGACTATTCGTATTCGCCAACTCTAAAGCCAAAGAGATCCTGGATATCGGAGACACGGTAAGGCCGGGGATTGCAATGGACGAAATCGCTGAACTTGCTCCATTTCGCAAGGTATCCCGTTCACAGGACGGCTGCAAGCCATGGGAATCCGATGTCGATCTCACTAGGAATGGCCAGCACTTTGTGATCCGAGCATCTTCCCGTCCTATCCTCGACCGGCATGGAGTCATCGCAGGGCGCGGCGTAGTTCTACGCGACATCACTGCCGAAAGAGTAGCCCAGCGCCAGTTGGCGTCCCGTCAGGCCGAACTGGAGGCCCTGTACAACGTCGCCCGTCTTGGACACGCGGACGGGTCTACAGAGGGTATCAGTTCCGATCTTCTGAAAGCTCTGGTTGAGGCTGCTGGCGCAGATGAAGGCGCGGCATTCACTACTGAGGAGAAAACAGTCGCCTGCCTGAGCCAGACGGACGGTTTCCCGCGAGCGCACATTGCGCGCATCATGGCTCGACATATTGAACACTTTCAGCAGATCAGATCCGCACAACATGAACAGGCTGAAGGGCGAGAAACAAAGCCGGACGTGCGCATAATACGAAAGACCACTAAGGAACTCGATCTCAAAGTGGATTTCCCCCGCATGTTGGTTGCATATAGTGGTCTCGGCGAAGTAATGGATGTCTTTTTCGTGCTGCTGGCGAAGGATGAAAGGGCCTTTGAGGACTCGTCAACGAATCGCGTGGCCGAGGCAATGGCTCTCGATATCATGAACATCCTGCGCAGGCGTATCACTGAGACCCGCCTGGATTACCTGAGCAACCACGATCCGCTCACTGGCCTTCTCAACAGGCGGTGTTTTCTCACCCATGCCGAGAAGCTCGATGCGGACTGCATCCGCCCAGTCGCAGTGTTTCTGTTCGATCTTGACGGCCTAAAGGTAGTTAATGATATCCTCGGTCACCTGGAAGGAGATAAGCAACTGGTGGCAATCGCCAACATACTGCGGTCAGCATTTGGCCCCTCAGCTATCATCGCTCGGATGGGAGGCGACGAGTTTGCGGCGTCGTTGCCTGGAATGGATGGAAGAGGAGCAACCGCATGCATCCGCAAGGTGAGGCAGACCATCGACGAACGCAACGTCGAGAGCAGCTCACCGCCAGTCCTGGTTTCAGCCGGATGGGCAGTATGCTCACAGCCAGGCCAGTCCATGATGGACGCGTATGGCAAAGCTGACAAGTCGATGTACGATGACAAGATCTCCACAGATGGCGCCGCGGAAGAACAGATCGTCACATGGATCAGAAAGACCTTCACAGGATCGGATCTTGAGGTCAGGCTTGGAAGGGCGAGGAGGCATGCGCGCTCCTCGCCGTGGCAACAGACAGATATTGGCGACTGA
- a CDS encoding branched-chain amino acid aminotransferase, protein MSNVEKAVLDWSKLGFSYIKTDKRYIAHWKDGNWSEGKLIEDNVLHISEGSTALHYGQQCFEGLKSFTMADGRVAIFRPNENAKRMRRSAETLLMPQVPEEMFVNACIEVVKANMKWVPPYGHGASFYLRPLLIGVGDNLGVRPAREYTFLVLGSPVGPYFKAGLQPVNFIVTDYDRAAPNGTGHIKVGGNYAASLLAHELAAKAGFQDAIYLDPATHTYIEEVGAANFFGITRDNRFVTPKSNSILPSITRFSLLHIAGNCLGMQVEERPVRIDSIDEFSEAGCCGTAAVISPIGAISYKGKLHVFGDGKQVGPVSRKLYDTLAGMQTGLVQAPEGWLVEVK, encoded by the coding sequence GTGAGCAACGTTGAGAAGGCAGTTCTTGATTGGAGTAAACTCGGGTTCTCCTACATCAAGACCGACAAACGGTACATCGCCCACTGGAAAGATGGCAACTGGTCAGAGGGCAAGCTCATCGAGGACAATGTCCTCCACATTTCCGAGGGCTCGACTGCCCTCCATTATGGGCAGCAGTGCTTCGAAGGGCTGAAATCCTTCACAATGGCGGATGGGCGCGTGGCGATCTTCCGGCCCAACGAAAATGCCAAACGGATGCGGCGCAGCGCGGAAACGCTGCTCATGCCTCAAGTGCCAGAGGAGATGTTCGTAAATGCCTGCATCGAGGTTGTAAAGGCGAACATGAAGTGGGTGCCGCCTTACGGACATGGCGCTTCGTTCTACCTTCGGCCTCTGCTAATCGGTGTTGGAGACAACCTAGGTGTGAGACCCGCTCGGGAATACACCTTCCTGGTTCTGGGCTCGCCGGTGGGACCGTACTTCAAGGCCGGTCTGCAGCCGGTCAACTTCATCGTCACTGATTATGATCGTGCGGCGCCAAACGGCACCGGGCATATCAAGGTGGGCGGGAATTACGCCGCCAGCCTCTTGGCGCATGAGCTCGCAGCCAAGGCAGGCTTCCAGGACGCGATCTACCTTGACCCGGCCACCCACACATACATCGAGGAAGTAGGTGCAGCCAACTTCTTCGGCATCACCCGCGACAACAGGTTCGTCACCCCGAAGTCGAACTCCATTCTCCCGTCGATAACCCGGTTCTCGCTCCTACACATCGCTGGGAATTGCCTTGGGATGCAGGTCGAGGAGCGACCGGTGCGAATCGACAGCATCGACGAGTTCTCCGAGGCAGGCTGCTGTGGCACCGCCGCAGTCATCAGTCCAATCGGCGCCATCTCATACAAAGGCAAGCTGCACGTGTTCGGCGATGGCAAGCAGGTCGGTCCCGTCTCCCGCAAGCTATACGATACCCTGGCGGGCATGCAGACCGGCCTGGTTCAGGCGCCAGAAGGCTGGCTCGTTGAAGTGAAATAG
- a CDS encoding ABC transporter substrate-binding protein: MKRLATACALVALMLALSATAIPAEQVIKIGFVAPLVGDVASFGISTKNAAELWAEQVNAKGGILGNKVQLVIEDDKGVPAETANVVSKLIDLNKVLLIMGSCTSNCTLAGAPIAQSKGVPMISGTSTAEPVTKLGNFIFRACFIDSFQGLVMAKFALNEMKADTAAMLYDVGNDYTKGLAENFEKAFKAGGGKIVAAESYSTGESDFFAQLTKIKKANPDVLYLPDYYNSVGLQASQARQLGIKATFLGSDGWDSPELAKIAGNSMDGSFFTNHYTPESTNPMAVSFLKAYKAKYGVNPDALAALAYDACLIVENAIGKAGKLDRIAIRDAMAATKNVPAVCGVLTMGPDRNPIKSAVILQVVGSKFTYKTSVTP, encoded by the coding sequence ATGAAGAGACTGGCAACTGCGTGTGCACTTGTGGCACTGATGCTAGCCCTTAGCGCAACGGCCATACCTGCCGAACAGGTGATCAAGATCGGCTTCGTAGCCCCTCTCGTCGGCGACGTCGCGTCCTTCGGAATTTCGACTAAGAACGCAGCCGAGCTCTGGGCAGAACAGGTCAATGCCAAGGGCGGAATCCTGGGGAACAAGGTCCAGCTCGTCATCGAGGACGACAAAGGCGTTCCAGCTGAGACCGCGAACGTCGTCTCCAAGCTGATCGACCTGAACAAAGTCCTCCTGATTATGGGTTCGTGCACAAGCAACTGCACCCTCGCTGGAGCCCCAATTGCGCAGTCGAAGGGTGTTCCTATGATCTCCGGAACTTCCACGGCAGAGCCCGTAACCAAGCTTGGGAACTTCATCTTCCGCGCGTGCTTCATCGATTCCTTCCAGGGCCTCGTAATGGCCAAGTTCGCCCTCAACGAGATGAAGGCGGACACAGCCGCCATGCTCTACGACGTGGGCAATGACTATACTAAAGGCCTCGCCGAGAACTTCGAAAAGGCGTTCAAGGCTGGCGGAGGCAAGATCGTGGCGGCCGAGTCCTATAGCACCGGCGAGTCGGATTTCTTCGCTCAGCTCACTAAGATTAAGAAGGCCAACCCCGACGTGCTGTATCTGCCCGACTACTACAACTCAGTGGGGCTTCAGGCTTCACAGGCGCGCCAGCTCGGGATCAAAGCGACTTTCCTCGGATCCGACGGCTGGGACTCTCCGGAGCTCGCCAAGATCGCTGGCAACTCAATGGATGGGAGCTTCTTCACCAACCACTACACACCGGAGAGCACCAACCCGATGGCAGTCTCGTTCCTCAAAGCCTACAAGGCCAAGTATGGCGTGAACCCCGACGCACTAGCAGCCCTTGCCTATGATGCCTGCTTGATCGTGGAGAACGCTATAGGGAAAGCCGGTAAGCTCGACCGTATCGCGATCCGCGATGCGATGGCGGCGACCAAGAATGTTCCGGCAGTATGCGGTGTGCTCACAATGGGCCCCGATAGGAACCCAATCAAGAGCGCCGTTATCCTACAGGTAGTTGGGTCCAAGTTCACGTATAAGACCAGCGTCACCCCGTAA